A genomic window from Candidatus Binatia bacterium includes:
- a CDS encoding ABC-F family ATP-binding cassette domain-containing protein has translation MISLENVTKGFGARTLIQDATLTLGPGDRIGIVGPNGAGKSTLLALLLGHELPDDGAIRRSKGLTLGHLPQEILTAPEETVLETATRPSGRLAGILEDLERLPSAIEAATTDTERETLSTHLAEAHAVFAEVGGHDREARARRILAGLGFRTGEPERRLGTFSGGYVMRAELARLLLDLPDVLLLDEPTNHLDLESVLWLQGFLAQTRSILIIISHDRAFLDATIQSILEVDRMQLTRYVGSYGDYVRERAARRAQLEASAKAQDRRIKQTERFIERFRAKSTKATQVQSRIKALEKEDRIEIASESARVHLRFPQPERTSDIALELEKVRFGYGTETIYDGIDFRLERGEKTVLVGPNGAGKSTLLKLLGGVLEPSKGERKLGLRATIGYYAQHRHDLLDLGQTVLENARSAAPDQTETFIRTLLGSFLFSGDDVFKNASVLSGGEKSRLALARILLAPPSVLLMDEPTTHLDIPSVDALIDALREYEGSLCFVSHDVHFIRRLARRVVRIEPGTVNEYPGDWDYYTWKHAQEAELLAAGTSAGGGPADEGADGERSGRGKRAERRAAAEARNDLARRTQPLRRELTSLETGIEALETEKGELESRLADPETYEDSDFDVGGAQRRHAEVDRDLTAKMDRWVEVQDALEAAEASAET, from the coding sequence ATGATAAGTCTCGAGAACGTCACCAAGGGCTTCGGCGCCCGCACCCTCATCCAGGACGCGACGCTCACGCTGGGTCCCGGGGATCGGATCGGCATCGTCGGTCCGAACGGCGCCGGAAAGTCTACGCTCCTGGCCCTGCTGCTCGGACATGAGCTGCCCGACGACGGTGCCATCCGACGATCCAAGGGGCTCACGCTCGGCCACCTTCCGCAGGAGATCCTGACCGCGCCCGAGGAAACGGTCCTGGAGACGGCAACCCGCCCCTCCGGCAGGCTCGCCGGGATCCTGGAGGACCTGGAGCGGCTTCCAAGCGCGATTGAAGCAGCCACCACCGATACCGAGCGGGAAACGCTGAGCACCCACCTTGCCGAGGCCCACGCCGTGTTCGCGGAAGTCGGAGGCCACGACCGGGAAGCGCGGGCCCGACGCATCCTCGCTGGTCTGGGGTTTCGCACGGGTGAACCGGAACGACGGCTGGGAACGTTTTCCGGTGGCTACGTGATGCGTGCCGAGCTGGCGCGACTCCTCCTGGACTTGCCCGACGTCCTTCTGCTCGACGAGCCGACGAACCATCTCGACCTCGAGTCTGTGCTGTGGCTCCAGGGATTCCTCGCTCAGACACGCTCGATCCTCATCATCATCTCGCACGATCGCGCGTTTCTCGACGCGACGATCCAGTCGATTCTCGAAGTCGACCGGATGCAGCTCACGCGGTACGTCGGCTCGTACGGCGACTACGTTCGGGAACGCGCCGCCCGCCGCGCCCAACTCGAGGCGTCGGCCAAAGCACAGGACCGCCGCATCAAACAGACGGAACGCTTCATCGAGCGCTTCCGCGCCAAGAGCACGAAGGCAACCCAGGTCCAGAGTCGGATCAAGGCCCTCGAGAAGGAAGACCGCATCGAGATCGCCTCGGAGAGCGCACGCGTTCACCTGCGCTTCCCGCAACCGGAACGCACGTCGGACATCGCGCTCGAACTCGAGAAGGTCCGCTTCGGTTACGGCACCGAGACCATCTACGACGGCATCGATTTCCGGCTCGAACGCGGAGAGAAGACGGTCCTCGTCGGTCCGAACGGTGCCGGAAAGTCGACGCTATTGAAGCTCCTGGGTGGTGTGCTCGAGCCGAGCAAAGGAGAACGAAAACTCGGCCTCCGAGCCACGATCGGCTACTACGCGCAGCATCGGCACGACCTGCTGGACCTCGGGCAGACGGTCCTAGAGAACGCGCGCTCCGCCGCCCCGGACCAGACCGAGACCTTCATCCGCACCCTTCTCGGCTCCTTCCTTTTCAGCGGCGACGACGTCTTCAAGAACGCCTCCGTTCTGAGTGGCGGCGAGAAGAGCCGTCTCGCCCTCGCACGGATTCTGCTGGCACCGCCGAGCGTCCTCTTGATGGACGAGCCGACCACCCACCTGGACATCCCTTCGGTAGACGCCCTAATCGACGCGCTCCGCGAGTACGAGGGCTCCCTCTGCTTCGTTAGCCACGACGTCCACTTCATCCGCCGCCTGGCGAGGAGAGTCGTCCGGATCGAGCCGGGAACCGTCAACGAATACCCCGGCGATTGGGACTACTATACGTGGAAGCACGCCCAGGAGGCCGAACTCCTGGCCGCCGGCACCAGCGCGGGGGGCGGACCCGCAGACGAGGGTGCCGACGGAGAGCGGTCCGGCCGCGGCAAACGAGCAGAGCGGCGCGCGGCGGCAGAGGCCCGAAACGACCTGGCCCGTCGTACACAGCCCCTGCGCCGAGAGCTGACCTCATTGGAAACCGGGATCGAGGCCCTGGAGACCGAAAAGGGCGAACTCGAGAGTCGCCTCGCCGACCCGGAAACGTATGAGGATTCGGATTTCGACGTCGGCGGAGCGCAGCGTCGCCACGCCGAGGTCGACCGAGACCTGACGGCGAAAATGGACCGCTGGGTGGAGGTTCAGGACGCGCTGGAGGCCGCCGAAGCGTCGGCGGAAACGTAG
- a CDS encoding helix-turn-helix transcriptional regulator yields MDNTISIDPRVLSDRIRFVVRDEPKAFAYDLGLSLSAVYNYMNGRIPTTDVLFRIAKYTGYPMEWFLGEESLDAQHTSVAA; encoded by the coding sequence ATGGACAACACGATCAGCATTGATCCGAGAGTCCTTTCGGACCGCATTCGATTCGTCGTGCGGGACGAGCCCAAGGCATTCGCATACGACCTGGGGCTCAGCCTGTCGGCCGTTTACAACTACATGAACGGTCGAATCCCAACGACGGACGTGCTGTTCCGCATTGCGAAGTACACGGGATACCCCATGGAGTGGTTCCTGGGGGAAGAATCCCTGGATGCGCAGCACACGTCTGTCGCAGCCTGA
- a CDS encoding Mrp/NBP35 family ATP-binding protein — MALSSEEVLEALKGVRYPGFSRDIVSFGIIRDIQVDEGGIRIVVAPPAGDPDLVGKIRPDIEATVANLPGAGALEIVSELAPQAAQPQGGTPQQPAESHAGHSHGDQNPVTSGPRGPQPIPGVKNIIAVASGKGGVGKSTVAANLALALRKYGQVGLLDADVYGPSAPLLMGTETAQPVVTEERRITPVEAHGLRMISMGFFIEKDKPVIWRGPMVTKLVAEFIKNVEWGELDYLVLDLPPGTGDVQLTLAQQLAMNGGVIVTTPQEVALADVRRGVKMFNQVNVPVIGLVENMSGHTCTACGHETDVFGRDGGEKLASELAIPFLGRIGLVAGVGAQGDAGVPIVEAQPDSPVTQQFRQIASEISRAA; from the coding sequence ATGGCGCTGTCGTCGGAAGAGGTTCTCGAGGCCCTGAAAGGGGTGAGATACCCTGGTTTTTCCAGGGATATCGTCTCATTCGGCATCATTCGCGACATCCAGGTCGACGAGGGGGGCATCCGCATCGTCGTGGCGCCCCCGGCCGGTGATCCCGACCTGGTCGGCAAAATACGCCCCGACATCGAAGCGACCGTCGCAAATTTGCCGGGTGCCGGCGCCCTGGAGATCGTGAGCGAACTCGCCCCCCAGGCAGCTCAGCCGCAGGGAGGGACGCCCCAGCAGCCCGCCGAGAGCCACGCCGGTCATTCCCACGGCGACCAGAACCCCGTCACATCCGGCCCGCGGGGCCCGCAGCCCATCCCCGGCGTGAAGAACATCATCGCCGTCGCCAGTGGGAAGGGCGGCGTTGGGAAATCGACCGTGGCGGCCAATCTGGCTCTCGCCCTGCGAAAATACGGACAGGTGGGCCTCCTGGATGCGGATGTCTACGGCCCCAGCGCCCCCCTCCTGATGGGAACCGAGACTGCCCAGCCCGTCGTCACCGAGGAGCGCCGGATCACCCCCGTGGAGGCCCACGGCCTGCGGATGATCTCGATGGGCTTCTTCATCGAGAAGGATAAGCCCGTCATCTGGCGCGGACCGATGGTGACCAAGCTCGTTGCCGAGTTCATCAAGAACGTCGAATGGGGCGAGCTCGACTATCTCGTTCTCGACTTGCCGCCGGGGACCGGCGACGTCCAGCTGACACTCGCGCAGCAGCTCGCGATGAACGGCGGTGTGATCGTCACGACTCCGCAGGAAGTCGCCCTCGCCGACGTCCGCCGCGGCGTGAAGATGTTCAACCAGGTTAACGTACCCGTCATCGGGCTGGTCGAGAACATGAGCGGACACACCTGCACGGCGTGCGGACATGAAACCGACGTCTTCGGCCGCGACGGCGGCGAGAAGCTGGCGAGCGAACTGGCGATCCCCTTCCTCGGGCGCATCGGCCTCGTCGCCGGAGTCGGCGCGCAGGGAGACGCTGGCGTGCCGATCGTCGAAGCTCAGCCGGACAGCCCGGTCACGCAGCAGTTCCGTCAGATCGCCTCTGAAATCTCGCGCGCGGCCTGA
- a CDS encoding EthD family reductase encodes MRKLMFLCRRRPDIGHDDYASKVLVGHVPLALLHHPTMRHYVVNIVDRALIPGSPDIDSVAELSFDTLEDYRERLYDSAEGEKIIHGDVVGFMGAADAYECTAHVHKKPEDWEVGRTTPGVKMISGLKRKPGVSHDEFVDHWLHRHVPLALEDAAGIPHYVTNVVDSKLSDGGEEFDGFAELGFPSEAAMIAEFTGKPERAKVIAADNDKFIGSMQAWVGVEHPQK; translated from the coding sequence ATGCGCAAACTGATGTTCCTCTGCCGTCGCCGACCGGACATCGGCCACGACGACTACGCAAGTAAGGTACTCGTCGGGCACGTCCCGCTCGCGCTGCTCCACCATCCCACGATGCGCCACTATGTCGTCAACATCGTCGATCGGGCGCTGATCCCCGGATCGCCCGATATCGACTCGGTCGCAGAGCTCAGCTTCGACACGCTCGAGGACTACCGCGAGCGGCTCTACGACTCCGCGGAAGGCGAGAAGATCATTCACGGAGACGTGGTGGGCTTCATGGGCGCCGCGGACGCATACGAATGTACGGCGCACGTCCACAAGAAGCCCGAGGACTGGGAAGTCGGCCGAACGACACCGGGTGTGAAGATGATTTCGGGTCTGAAGCGGAAGCCGGGCGTCTCGCACGACGAGTTCGTCGACCATTGGCTCCATCGACACGTCCCCCTGGCTCTCGAAGATGCGGCGGGCATACCGCACTACGTGACCAACGTCGTCGACTCGAAGCTCTCCGATGGGGGCGAGGAGTTCGATGGTTTCGCGGAGCTGGGCTTCCCGAGCGAGGCTGCGATGATCGCGGAGTTCACCGGAAAACCCGAGCGCGCGAAGGTGATCGCCGCGGATAATGACAAGTTCATCGGGTCCATGCAGGCGTGGGTCGGGGTGGAGCACCCGCAGAAGTAG
- a CDS encoding DUF1329 domain-containing protein: MLDSRWFVALTAAAVLASPALALAEGQPLPEGAWKLSKDNWQKAENLLPDPVLKRVKAGDYTFTVVPLDDQKFKENYTANYWAASEANEGKYELDAETCAISNKETGETPDHIWGKPFPRIDPKDPTAACKVAWNFYLANQMGEGVGATFTLNGIDRNGEFRRIKMWLHANSYMGRTVKDEENPEKLRVTTMSHAMEPADAEGVNILSQQLNEWDAQDNIWAYLPQMRRARRVNAATRSDPIAGLDIFSDDLNCYAGKVEYYKWKIVGEQKIFAPVIGPYALKQIKTKEEGKMDVPIPYLRGGYETPGNEGAPWQITENLVLVERPVWKIEGESTDPYYNFGKVIMYIDKDMSRIYWKNVHNRAGEYFYTAMCSYHFSKSDDGEFGTTTPNMVMGVNDKTDRAALGGRYASQFIDRNMDPSQFSLRALSRLSD; this comes from the coding sequence ATGCTCGATAGTCGTTGGTTCGTAGCGCTGACCGCAGCCGCGGTCCTCGCCTCCCCTGCTCTCGCCCTCGCTGAAGGACAACCATTGCCTGAGGGCGCATGGAAGCTCTCGAAGGACAACTGGCAGAAGGCCGAGAATCTCCTGCCGGACCCGGTACTCAAGCGGGTCAAAGCGGGTGATTACACCTTCACCGTCGTTCCTCTCGACGACCAGAAGTTCAAGGAAAACTACACCGCGAACTACTGGGCCGCGTCCGAGGCCAACGAAGGCAAGTACGAGCTCGACGCCGAGACGTGTGCAATCAGCAACAAGGAGACCGGCGAGACCCCCGATCACATCTGGGGCAAGCCGTTCCCGCGCATCGACCCGAAGGATCCCACAGCGGCCTGTAAGGTTGCGTGGAACTTCTACCTGGCCAACCAGATGGGTGAGGGTGTCGGCGCGACATTTACGCTGAATGGCATCGACCGCAACGGTGAGTTCCGCCGCATCAAGATGTGGCTGCACGCGAACTCGTACATGGGCCGTACGGTGAAGGACGAAGAAAACCCGGAGAAGCTTCGCGTCACGACGATGTCGCACGCGATGGAGCCGGCGGACGCCGAGGGCGTGAACATCCTCTCGCAGCAGCTCAACGAGTGGGATGCGCAGGACAACATCTGGGCGTACCTCCCGCAGATGCGTCGCGCGCGTCGCGTGAACGCGGCAACGCGTTCCGACCCCATCGCCGGCCTGGACATCTTCTCCGATGACCTGAACTGCTACGCGGGCAAAGTCGAGTACTATAAGTGGAAGATCGTCGGCGAACAGAAGATCTTCGCCCCGGTGATCGGCCCCTACGCGCTGAAGCAGATCAAGACGAAGGAAGAGGGCAAGATGGATGTGCCCATTCCGTACCTGCGCGGCGGCTACGAGACGCCTGGCAACGAGGGCGCGCCCTGGCAGATCACCGAGAACCTCGTGCTCGTCGAGCGCCCGGTCTGGAAGATCGAGGGTGAGTCGACCGACCCGTACTACAACTTCGGTAAGGTCATCATGTACATCGACAAGGACATGAGCCGCATCTACTGGAAGAACGTGCACAACCGTGCGGGTGAGTATTTCTACACCGCCATGTGCTCGTACCACTTCTCGAAGAGCGACGACGGCGAATTCGGCACCACCACACCGAACATGGTGATGGGCGTGAACGACAAGACCGATCGCGCGGCTCTGGGCGGGCGCTACGCCTCGCAGTTCATTGACCGCAACATGGATCCGTCGCAGTTCTCGCTGCGAGCCCTGTCGCGCTTGAGCGACTAG
- a CDS encoding HAD family phosphatase: MSYRAVIFDLGGVVLGSPLHVIRDYEKEKGIPSGFINGIVVSTGATGAWSRLERGELELEEFYPAFDADCAEAGSVFSAREMMERIALVTGPRPEMLEAIGRIRKQGIATAALTNNWKSDQAQANLLVDFFDVYVESAVEGVRKPDPRIYQIVCERLSVEPGHAIFLDDIGRNLKTARELGMSTIKVDHPEPALAELQQLLGFDLR; the protein is encoded by the coding sequence ATGAGCTACCGCGCCGTCATCTTCGACCTGGGTGGAGTCGTGTTGGGGTCACCTCTTCACGTCATTCGCGACTACGAGAAAGAGAAGGGGATCCCTTCGGGCTTCATCAACGGCATCGTGGTCTCGACGGGAGCCACCGGAGCGTGGTCGCGCCTCGAACGCGGCGAGCTCGAACTCGAAGAATTCTACCCAGCGTTCGACGCCGACTGCGCCGAGGCCGGTTCCGTGTTCTCCGCGCGCGAGATGATGGAACGGATCGCCCTCGTCACCGGACCGCGACCCGAGATGCTCGAAGCGATCGGCCGTATCCGCAAGCAAGGCATCGCCACCGCAGCTCTCACGAACAACTGGAAAAGTGACCAGGCGCAGGCAAACCTCCTCGTCGATTTCTTCGACGTCTACGTCGAGTCCGCCGTCGAGGGCGTCCGGAAACCGGACCCGCGGATCTACCAGATCGTGTGCGAGCGGCTCTCCGTCGAGCCAGGCCATGCGATCTTCCTGGACGACATCGGCCGGAACCTTAAGACCGCCCGCGAGCTCGGGATGTCGACCATCAAGGTGGACCACCCAGAGCCGGCACTCGCCGAGCTCCAGCAGCTCCTCGGATTCGACCTGCGCTGA
- a CDS encoding helix-turn-helix domain-containing protein: MEDQGMLEELTGGEIRELRKRLGLTQEEFAHAVAVTFSTVNRWENGHAKPSKLARRAIGALAARKPSAPSESQTIDEMAGQRSFGNGE; the protein is encoded by the coding sequence ATGGAGGACCAAGGCATGTTGGAAGAACTCACGGGCGGGGAAATCCGCGAGCTTAGAAAGCGCCTGGGTCTCACCCAGGAAGAGTTCGCTCACGCAGTCGCCGTGACCTTTTCAACGGTCAACCGTTGGGAGAACGGTCACGCCAAGCCGAGCAAGCTGGCTCGTCGCGCCATCGGGGCGTTGGCGGCCCGCAAGCCAAGCGCACCTTCGGAGAGTCAGACCATCGATGAGATGGCTGGCCAACGTAGCTTCGGCAACGGCGAGTAG